The sequence AGAATACCCCCGGCAGGCGCCAATATATGTCATTTGCGCCGGGGAACGAGTGCCGAAATGCCGGGGGGCTCCGATGTGCCGATTCAATACCCCCGTCGTTTGTCGACGACGTTGAACAACGGCTTGCCGGTGACATACCGCCGGAGGTTCTTCAGGAATAGCTGCGCCGCGCGCCACGGGTAGTCCAGTGTGTCCCCGGAGATATGAGGAGTCATGGCGACATTGGGGAGGTCATAGAACGGGTGGTTGGGCGGCAACGGCTCGGTGGCGTAGACATCAAGCCCGGCGCCGGCGATGGTCCCATTCTGCAACGCCGCAATCAACGCCGGTTCGTCGACAACCGAGCCGCGGGCCATGTTGATCAGGTAGGCCGAGGGTTTCATGCAAGCCAGTTCCTCGGCGCCGATCATCTGCGCAGTCGCTTCGCCGCCGGGAACGATGAGGATGACAAAGTCGGCCTGTCGCAGGGCGCTGTGCAGGGCGCGTCGCGAAAACACACGGTCGAAATAGTGCGGCTTCGGGCCGGTGGTGCGACGCCGGACGCCCCACACGGTCATCCCGGCGTGCTTCGCCAGCAGGGCGATCCGTTGGCCGATGCGTCCGGTACCGACGATCAGCAGCAAGTGCTGCGACAGAATCCGGCGCGTGACCACCACGGCGCGGCGGTCCCAGATATGCGCCGACTTCTGCCGATACGCTTCGTGGAGCCCGGTGGCAAACGCGAGCACGAAGGCCCAGGCGACATACGGGACCGTCTCATCATGGAGACCGACCGACGATGTGACGATCACATTGCTGTCTCGCATGGCGGGAAAGAGCGCCGAATCGACGCCGGCCATGCCAATCTGAATCCACTTCAAACGGCGCGCGACGGCGAATTCCTCCGGTGAGAACCGGAATGTCGCATAGACCTGCGTCTCCGGGAGAATCTGCTCCTTCTCTCCTCTCTCCAGAGGAACGTGCATGCGGATTCGCGATGACAGGAGCCGATCGGCCGCGACCTGATCGTACAGCCGGCGCGCGAATTCCGGCTCGCGGCTGTACGTGCAGGTGACGATCAGCGGTTCGTGTGTCTTCATGCCCGCAATATGCGCATGGGCGTGCCGGGGTGCAATCGGCGGGGACGCAAAACCCTCTGTAGGGGCGACCCGCCGGGTCGCCCGTTTCCGGCGGGACGAAGGGCGAGGCAGCGCCTCGCCCCTACACCACGACAACCACGTGTCGTAGGGGCGTATTGCCATACGCCCCTACGGTCGAAGCAACGGGATCGACTCAGATCTTGTGCTGGCGCTCGACGGTGCCGATCACCTTGTCGAGAATCTCCAAGGCGACCTCGCACTGCGCGCGCGTGATGACCAACGGCGGAATGAAACGGACGCCATTCGGGCCGCACGTCAGCAGCATCAGGCCGCTTTCGAAGGCCTTCATCATGATGTCGTTGGCCACCTTGGGAGCGGGCTTCTTGGTCTTGCGATCCAGCACGAACTCCACGCCGATCATCAGTCCCAACCCGCGCACGTCGCCCATCGACGGATGGCGCTTCTGCATCTTCTTCAATTCGCCGAGCAGGTACTTCCCCTGCTTGGCGGCATTGGCCATCAGTCCGCCTTCGACCAGGTCGAGCGTGGCTTGGGCGGCAGCGCACCCCAATGGTGACCCACCAAATGTCGTCGAATGCGCGCCCGGCGGCCAATCCATGATCGATCTGGGGGCGATGCAGGCCCCCAAGGGTACACCCGAGGCAATCGCCTTGGCGATCGTGATGATGTCGGGGGTGACGCCATAGTGCTCGATGGCGAACATCTTCCCCGTGCGGCCGATCCCCGACTGGACTTCATCGACAATCAGCAGGATGTTGTGCTTCTTGGCGAGCGCGGCGAGTGCTGGGAAGTAGTCCATCGGCGGCACAATGTACCCGCCTTCACCCTGGATCGGCTCCACGATGATCGCGGCGACCTCCGAGGCCGGCGCCACGCGGCTGAGAATCTGCTCTTCGATGAAGCTGACGCACGCCAGTTTGCACGAGGGGTGCTTGAGGTTGAAGGGGCAGCGGTAGCAGTACGCATACGGCACATGCGTCACATCCGGCAGCAGCGGCGAGTACCGCTCCCGTTGCGTGATCTTCGAACAGGTCAAAGACAGGGAGCCCATCGTGCGCCCGTGGAAGGCGCCCATGAAGGCGATCATCCGCGGCCGCCGGGACTTGTAGCGCGCCAGCTTCAGGGCGCATTCCACCGATTCGGTGCCGGAGTTGGTG comes from Candidatus Zixiibacteriota bacterium and encodes:
- a CDS encoding D-2-hydroxyacid dehydrogenase, with protein sequence MKTHEPLIVTCTYSREPEFARRLYDQVAADRLLSSRIRMHVPLERGEKEQILPETQVYATFRFSPEEFAVARRLKWIQIGMAGVDSALFPAMRDSNVIVTSSVGLHDETVPYVAWAFVLAFATGLHEAYRQKSAHIWDRRAVVVTRRILSQHLLLIVGTGRIGQRIALLAKHAGMTVWGVRRRTTGPKPHYFDRVFSRRALHSALRQADFVILIVPGGEATAQMIGAEELACMKPSAYLINMARGSVVDEPALIAALQNGTIAGAGLDVYATEPLPPNHPFYDLPNVAMTPHISGDTLDYPWRAAQLFLKNLRRYVTGKPLFNVVDKRRGY
- a CDS encoding acetyl ornithine aminotransferase family protein — translated: MREYPVIKTPLPGPKSKKLIDYDEKFVSSSYTRAYPVVLDHADGAWIWDVDGNKFLDFHAGIAVCGTGNAHPKVVDAIVNQARKAVHFSSADFYHELVGALADRLGRLAPGSEPKRVFFTNSGTESVECALKLARYKSRRPRMIAFMGAFHGRTMGSLSLTCSKITQRERYSPLLPDVTHVPYAYCYRCPFNLKHPSCKLACVSFIEEQILSRVAPASEVAAIIVEPIQGEGGYIVPPMDYFPALAALAKKHNILLIVDEVQSGIGRTGKMFAIEHYGVTPDIITIAKAIASGVPLGACIAPRSIMDWPPGAHSTTFGGSPLGCAAAQATLDLVEGGLMANAAKQGKYLLGELKKMQKRHPSMGDVRGLGLMIGVEFVLDRKTKKPAPKVANDIMMKAFESGLMLLTCGPNGVRFIPPLVITRAQCEVALEILDKVIGTVERQHKI